From Ficedula albicollis isolate OC2 chromosome 5, FicAlb1.5, whole genome shotgun sequence, one genomic window encodes:
- the PIGH gene encoding phosphatidylinositol N-acetylglucosaminyltransferase subunit H: GSCRELAVRGPRLQLRSLSAATSAVWLAAYGLFAISENSMVLSAAIVITLVGLIIYLHFVKIDQESLLVIGSLGIQVTSSYASGKESTTFIEMGQVKDVVINEAIHMQKVIYYLCILLRDPEDPQGVSEVVPLFQSSKPRLDCLIEVYKSCQEILEQRKTAPQSSEIK; the protein is encoded by the exons gggtcctgccGGGAGCTGGCGGTGCGCGGCCCCCGCCTGCAGCTGCGCTCGCTCAGCGCCGCCACCTCGGCCGTCTGGCTGGCGGCCTACGGGCTCTTCGCCATCAGCGAG AACAGCATGGTGCTCTCTGCTGCCATCGTCATCACACTGGTTGGCCTGATCATTTACCTGCACTTCGTGAAGATTGACCAGGAATCCCTGTTGGTGATCGGCTCACTCGGCATCCAGGTGACTTCATCCTATGCCTCAGGGAAAGAGAGCACAACCTTCATTGAGATGGGTCAAGTGAAGGATGTGGTTATCAATGAAGCTATCCATATG CAAAAAGTCATCTACTACCTGTGTATCCTTCTCCGGGACCCTGAAGATCCTCAGGGAGTATCTGAGGTTGTGCCACTCTTTCAG AGCTCCAAGCCACGACTGGACTGCTTGATAGAAGTGTACAAAAGTTGTCAAGAgatcctggagcagaggaagacaGCTCCACAatcaagtgaaataaaatag
- the ARG2 gene encoding arginase-2, mitochondrial, translating into MQIVKWIQSLPVPFILAQPILSISLGRYLSKSLFPFVAVFPGCQVHDFGDLNFTQVPNDELYNNLILYPRSVGLASQMLADAVSRAVAAGHRCVTLGGDHSLALGSVSGHARQCPHLGVIWVDAHADINTPLTTQSGSLHGQPLSFLLRELRDKVPQLPGFSWLKPCLSASDIVYIGLRDVDPAEYYILKNFDIQYFSMRDIDRLGIQKVMERTFEQLLGRRQRPIHLSFDIDAFDPSLAPATGTPVLGGLTYREGMYITEEIHNTGMLSAVDMVEVNPLLGASQEAVKATARLAVDVIATCFGQTREGAHIAFDELPTPSSPDESDSEEQVRI; encoded by the exons ATGCAAATAGTCAAATGGATCCAATCCTTACCTGTTCCTTTCATACTTGCCCAACCAATTTTGAGCATTTCCCTGGGAAGGTATCTAAGTAAgtcactttttccttttgttgctgTGTTCCCAGGATGCCAAGTGCACGACTTTGGAGATTTGAATTTCACTCAAGTTCCCAACGATGAACTGTACAACAACCTGATTTTATACCCGCGGTCGGTGGGCTTGGCCAGCCAGATGCTGGCTGATGCAGTGAGCAGAGCGGTAGCTGCTGGACACAGATGTGTCACTTTAGGAGGTGATCACAG CTTGGCACTTGGTTCTGTCAGTGGCCATGCACGGCAGTGCCCACACCTTGGAGTGATCTGGGTGGATGCACATGCTGATATCAACACGCCTCTCACAACTCAGTCTGGAAGCCTCCATGGACAACccctttcatttcttctgagGGAGCTTCGAGATAAA GTACCACAACTTCCTGGCTTTTCCTGGCTAAAGCCCTGCCTTTCAGCATCTGACATTGTGTACATTGGTTTGAGGGATGTGGATCCTGCTGAGTA CTATATTCTGAAGAACTTTGATATCCAGTATTTTTCCATGAGGGATATTGACCGCCTTGGAATTCAGAAAGTTATGGAAAGAACCTTTGAACAACTGCTGGGCAG GAGACAGAGACCAATTCACCTGAGTTTTGACATTGATGCTTTTGATCCCTCACTGGCTCCAGCAACGGGAACTCCTGTTCTAGGTGGATTAACTTACAGAGAAGGCATGTACATCACAGAGGAAATACACAACACAG GAATGCTTTCAGCTGTAGACATGGTTGAAGTCAATCCACTGCTCGGAGCTTCTCAAGAGGCAGTGAAAGCAACTGCTCGCCTTGCAGTCGATGTGATAGCGACGTGCTTTGGGCAGACAAGGGAAGGAGCACACATCGCTTTTGATGAACTCCCAACACCCAGCTCTCCAGATGAATCTGACAGTGAAGAGCAAGTGAGGATTTAA
- the VTI1B gene encoding vesicle transport through interaction with t-SNAREs homolog 1B translates to MEEELKYAPVPFRNQMMSKIRAYRRDLSMFQREMRSTDLGLGRGSQGDTKYGIFATENEQSTNLQSQRVLLLQGTDSLNRASESIERSHRIAAETDQIGTDIIEELGEQREQLERTKSRLVNTSENLSKSRKILRAMSRRVTTNKLLLSIIIILELAILGGVVYYKFFRK, encoded by the exons ATGGAGGAAGAACTGAAGTACGCTCCTGTGCCTTTCCGCAACCAAATGATGAGCAAAATCCGAGCGTACAGAAGAGACCTGTCCATGTTCCAGAGAGAGATGAGAAGCACAGATTTGGGATTGGGCCGTGGAAGCCAAGGCGATACAAAATATGGAATCTTCGCCACAGAAAATGAACAGAGT ACTAACCTGCAGTCACAGAGGGTGCTGCTTCTCCAGGGCACAGACAGTCTGAACCGCGCCAGTGAGAGCATCGAGCGCTCGCACCGAATCGCCGCTGAAACTGATCAGATTGGCACGGACATCATCGAGGAGCTTGGCGAGCAGCGGGAGCAGCTGGAACGCACCaagagcagg TTGGTGAATACAAGTGAGAACTTGAGCAAGAGTCGCAAGATTCTACGCGCGATGTCCCGGAG AGTAACCACAAATAAGTTGTTACTGTCAATTATCATCATCCTGGAACTGGCTATCCTGGGAGGTGTGGTCTACTACAAGTTTTTTCGCAAGTGA